A genomic stretch from Aminobacter aminovorans includes:
- a CDS encoding 3-hydroxyanthranilate 3,4-dioxygenase, with protein MTRRLSAFSFSKWIDEHAHLLKPPVGNQQIWEDADLMVTVVGGPNKRTDYHDDPVEEFFYQLKGDMMLKVVDNGNFYDVPIREGEIFLLPPHVRHSPQRPQEGSIGLVVEPKRNDGLLDAFEWYCFECSGLVKRVEVTLKSIVRDLPPIYQAFYADEKARTCPQCGALHPGKTPPEGWVKL; from the coding sequence ATGACCAGACGCCTTTCGGCCTTCAGCTTCTCGAAGTGGATCGACGAGCACGCCCACCTGCTCAAGCCGCCGGTCGGCAACCAGCAGATCTGGGAGGACGCCGACCTGATGGTGACTGTCGTCGGCGGGCCCAACAAGCGCACCGATTACCACGACGATCCGGTCGAGGAATTCTTCTACCAGCTCAAGGGCGACATGATGCTCAAGGTGGTGGACAACGGCAATTTCTACGACGTGCCGATCCGTGAGGGCGAGATCTTTCTTTTGCCGCCGCATGTGCGCCACTCGCCACAGCGCCCGCAGGAAGGCTCCATTGGCCTCGTCGTCGAGCCGAAGCGCAATGACGGTCTGCTCGACGCCTTCGAATGGTACTGCTTCGAGTGCAGTGGGCTGGTCAAGCGCGTCGAGGTCACCCTGAAGAGCATCGTCCGCGACCTGCCGCCGATCTACCAGGCGTTCTACGCTGACGAGAAGGCGCGCACCTGCCCGCAATGCGGCGCGCTTCATCCGGGCAAGACCCCGCCGGAAGGCTGGGTGAAGCTCTAA
- a CDS encoding branched-chain amino acid ABC transporter permease: MTLFLEQMLNGVQFGVMLFLLAAGLTLIFGIMGVINLAHGSIYMIGAYAGTWVAAETGSFWLGIPAALAAAAVTGAAIEFLVVRRLYGRDHLDQVLATFGLILIFNQTITILFGRQPLFVSMPEVLGGSVELLPGLVYPVYRLAIIAVGLLVALGLYLLINKTRIGMLVRAGSTNREMVRALGVDIRLLYTLVFGLGALLAGLAGFMAGPILAVQVGMGEQILITTFVVVVIGGVGSIRGAFFASLILGVVDTGLRAYLPGLLRQVMVGPEADALGAGISSMGIYLLMAIVLLIRPKGLFIRNS, from the coding sequence ATGACGCTCTTCCTCGAACAAATGCTGAATGGCGTGCAATTCGGCGTCATGCTCTTCTTGCTGGCGGCCGGCCTGACGCTGATCTTTGGCATCATGGGCGTCATCAACCTGGCGCATGGCTCGATCTACATGATCGGCGCCTATGCCGGCACATGGGTCGCCGCCGAGACCGGCTCGTTCTGGCTAGGCATCCCGGCAGCGCTTGCTGCGGCTGCCGTCACCGGTGCTGCGATCGAGTTCCTCGTCGTGCGGCGGCTCTATGGCCGAGACCATCTCGATCAAGTGCTGGCGACCTTCGGCCTGATCCTGATCTTCAACCAGACGATAACCATCCTGTTCGGGCGCCAGCCGCTGTTCGTGTCGATGCCGGAAGTGCTCGGCGGTTCGGTCGAGCTGCTGCCGGGGCTGGTCTATCCGGTCTATCGCCTCGCAATCATCGCCGTCGGCCTGCTCGTGGCGCTCGGGCTCTATTTGCTGATCAACAAGACGCGCATCGGCATGCTGGTGCGCGCCGGCTCGACCAACCGTGAAATGGTGCGCGCGCTCGGCGTCGACATCCGGCTGCTCTACACGCTGGTCTTCGGCCTCGGTGCGCTTCTGGCGGGTCTTGCAGGCTTCATGGCCGGACCGATCCTCGCCGTCCAGGTCGGCATGGGCGAGCAGATCCTGATCACCACTTTCGTCGTCGTCGTCATTGGCGGCGTTGGGTCGATCCGTGGCGCCTTCTTCGCCAGCCTCATCCTCGGTGTCGTCGACACCGGTTTGCGCGCCTACCTGCCGGGCTTGCTGCGCCAGGTCATGGTCGGCCCGGAGGCCGACGCGCTCGGCGCCGGTATCTCCTCGATGGGCATCTATCTGTTGATGGCGATCGTCCTCCTCATCAGGCCGAAGGGCCTGTTCATCCGCAATTCCTGA
- a CDS encoding LysR family transcriptional regulator, with product MKITIKQIQQFLAVAELGSFSRASKRLGTAQPALSQAIRDLEAELSVRLFDRTTRRVELTDAGREFQNSATKVIEELEHAVEGVHMLAERRRGRLRIAAPPLLASVVLPQAIAEFQRSYPGISVQLADVGTEQIVESVRSGQADCGLGTFSPAEDGIERLSLVRDSLMLFCDHDSPFHGAETVKWAALAEQPLITLTRDSGIRLLVEVGFEMAQIPFKPAYEVTQVTTAIALVEAGLGIAVLPTYALAAARFRKVAGKPLAEPTISREVSLIHATGRSVSPAVSAFAGVVRRYAQQLTPREAN from the coding sequence GTGAAGATCACGATCAAGCAAATCCAGCAGTTCCTGGCGGTCGCCGAGCTCGGCAGTTTTTCGCGCGCCTCGAAGCGGCTTGGAACCGCGCAACCGGCGCTGTCGCAGGCAATCCGTGATCTCGAAGCGGAATTGTCGGTGCGCCTGTTCGACCGCACCACGCGCCGGGTCGAACTGACCGATGCGGGACGAGAGTTCCAGAACTCGGCAACCAAGGTGATCGAGGAGTTGGAGCATGCGGTCGAGGGCGTGCACATGCTGGCCGAACGCCGGCGCGGACGCCTGCGCATCGCCGCCCCGCCGCTGCTCGCCTCGGTCGTGCTGCCGCAGGCCATCGCCGAGTTCCAGAGGAGTTATCCCGGCATATCGGTGCAACTCGCCGACGTCGGCACCGAGCAGATCGTCGAAAGCGTGCGCAGCGGCCAGGCCGATTGCGGCCTCGGCACCTTCTCACCTGCTGAGGACGGCATCGAGCGGCTGTCTCTGGTGCGCGACAGCCTGATGCTGTTCTGCGACCACGACAGCCCGTTTCATGGGGCGGAGACCGTCAAATGGGCCGCTCTGGCGGAACAGCCGTTGATCACGCTGACGCGCGACAGCGGCATCCGGCTGCTCGTCGAAGTCGGCTTCGAGATGGCGCAGATCCCGTTCAAGCCGGCCTATGAGGTGACGCAGGTGACGACGGCCATCGCCCTTGTCGAGGCAGGCCTCGGCATTGCCGTCCTGCCCACCTATGCTCTGGCGGCGGCGCGTTTCAGGAAGGTCGCCGGCAAGCCCTTGGCCGAGCCCACCATCTCGCGCGAGGTGTCGCTGATCCACGCCACCGGGCGCTCGGTGTCGCCTGCCGTCTCGGCCTTTGCCGGCGTCGTGCGCCGCTATGCCCAGCAACTGACGCCACGCGAAGCCAACTGA
- a CDS encoding MBL fold metallo-hydrolase, giving the protein MKVTRRRISELDIELEQLHAGPVVVTCIPDMANVAWPAKAIFAGLSREDLEAAFRRSPEGTVDPAGETVALSFNCYVIETPDYVALIDGGIGDGKERPHRPAWHRRETMFLDTLAAIGISPERVDIVINTHLHADHVGWNTRREGETWRPTFPNARYVVAETELAHWTKVHEASVDGNTLHGAFADSVLPIIRSVGFEAVASDAEVAAGLRLKPAPGHSPGMVVVALDSEEGEVLFLADAVHHPLQLGDDGIVCNFCEDPVLARATRIGLLGAAAASGTVLAPYHFPAPVFGRLKAEAASFRFVPLDIEATDRLATDLAINNAR; this is encoded by the coding sequence ATGAAGGTCACGCGTCGGCGCATAAGTGAACTCGACATCGAACTGGAGCAGCTGCACGCTGGCCCGGTTGTGGTGACCTGCATCCCTGACATGGCCAATGTCGCCTGGCCGGCAAAGGCGATCTTCGCGGGGCTTTCGCGCGAAGATCTGGAAGCTGCTTTCAGGCGTTCGCCCGAAGGCACCGTCGATCCCGCGGGTGAGACGGTGGCGCTCAGCTTCAACTGCTACGTCATCGAGACACCTGACTATGTCGCGCTGATCGACGGCGGCATCGGCGATGGCAAGGAGCGGCCGCACCGGCCGGCCTGGCATCGCCGCGAGACGATGTTCCTCGACACGCTCGCCGCGATCGGGATCTCGCCCGAGCGCGTCGACATCGTCATCAACACGCATCTGCACGCCGACCATGTCGGCTGGAACACAAGGCGGGAAGGCGAAACCTGGCGGCCGACCTTTCCCAATGCGCGCTATGTCGTCGCCGAAACCGAGCTGGCCCACTGGACCAAGGTCCATGAGGCCTCGGTCGACGGCAACACGCTGCATGGCGCCTTTGCGGATAGCGTGTTGCCCATCATCCGATCGGTCGGCTTCGAGGCGGTGGCTTCGGACGCCGAGGTGGCGGCAGGTTTGCGGCTGAAGCCGGCGCCGGGACATTCGCCCGGCATGGTGGTGGTCGCGCTCGACAGTGAAGAGGGCGAGGTACTATTCCTGGCCGACGCCGTGCATCATCCGCTGCAGCTCGGTGACGACGGCATCGTCTGCAACTTCTGCGAGGACCCGGTCCTGGCGCGCGCGACGCGGATCGGGCTGCTGGGTGCTGCGGCAGCCAGTGGCACCGTGCTCGCGCCCTACCATTTTCCCGCTCCTGTCTTCGGCCGGCTCAAGGCAGAGGCGGCTTCGTTCCGGTTCGTGCCTCTCGACATCGAGGCAACCGACCGGCTTGCGACCGACCTGGCAATCAACAATGCGCGCTGA
- a CDS encoding branched-chain amino acid ABC transporter permease codes for MEKTLKRPVLLAGVLIALIALPAVADATGYAALTSLATRVLIYGIAAASLNFVLGYGGMVSFGHAAFFGIGGYVVGILYQHYSLGEPLLGFIPGTNQLLITIPVALMVSGLMAALIGALSLRTGGVQFIMITLAFAQMLFFLFVSLKTYGGDDGLIIRRANELPGLNMRDKQTVYYVCLAITVAFFFILWRIVNSRFGNVIVGLRQSEKRMAAIGLPAYRYKLMAFVISGMGCGLAGALMANFLRYASPDMIHWTKSGELMVMVILGGVGTLFGPLLGAAAFIVLESILASWTENWQLGLGLILLFVVLYTQGGVQGLGSRLLGRRA; via the coding sequence ATGGAAAAGACACTCAAGCGACCCGTATTGCTTGCCGGCGTGCTGATCGCGCTGATCGCACTGCCTGCGGTCGCCGATGCAACCGGCTATGCGGCGTTGACGTCGCTCGCAACGCGCGTGCTGATCTACGGCATTGCCGCCGCCAGCCTCAACTTCGTGCTCGGCTATGGCGGCATGGTCAGCTTCGGCCACGCCGCGTTCTTCGGCATCGGCGGTTATGTCGTCGGCATCCTCTACCAGCATTATTCGCTGGGCGAGCCTTTGCTCGGCTTCATCCCGGGCACCAACCAACTGCTGATTACCATTCCGGTCGCGCTGATGGTCTCCGGCCTGATGGCGGCACTCATCGGCGCGCTGTCGCTGCGCACCGGCGGCGTGCAGTTCATCATGATCACGCTCGCCTTCGCCCAGATGCTGTTCTTCCTGTTCGTCTCGCTGAAGACCTACGGCGGCGACGACGGCCTGATCATTCGCCGCGCCAATGAATTGCCCGGGCTCAACATGCGCGACAAGCAGACAGTCTATTATGTCTGCCTGGCGATCACGGTGGCGTTCTTCTTCATCCTCTGGCGCATCGTCAATTCGCGCTTCGGCAACGTCATCGTCGGCCTGCGCCAGAGTGAAAAGCGCATGGCCGCCATCGGCCTGCCGGCCTACCGCTACAAGCTGATGGCCTTCGTCATCTCGGGAATGGGCTGCGGCCTTGCCGGCGCGCTGATGGCCAACTTCCTGCGTTATGCCAGCCCCGACATGATCCACTGGACCAAGTCGGGCGAACTGATGGTAATGGTCATCCTCGGCGGCGTCGGCACGCTGTTCGGCCCGCTGCTTGGCGCTGCCGCGTTCATCGTGCTTGAATCGATCCTCGCCTCATGGACGGAGAACTGGCAGCTCGGCCTCGGCCTGATCCTTTTGTTCGTGGTCCTCTACACCCAGGGCGGCGTCCAGGGCCTGGGTAGCAGGCTGCTCGGGAGGCGCGCATGA
- a CDS encoding NAD-dependent succinate-semialdehyde dehydrogenase, producing MSNYPDLQLYIGGAWRRTAETLPVINPADESVIGAVPVASTGDLDAALEAAERGFAVWRKTSPARRAEVLRKAAALLRERIDEVARDITREHGKPFQQARLEVIRGAEFFEWDAGEAQRTYGRVIPSEPGIRYIVHHQPIGTVAAFSPWNFPMSQPARKIAGALAAGCSIIIKAAEETPAGCLHIARAFHDAGLPAGVLNLVFGIPAQISEYLIPQEQVRLIAFTGSTAVGRTLTGLASRYVKPTLMELGGHAPVLVCDDADPVKAGIASAIRKVRNSGQVCTSPTRFFVHESVYKSFTEAFIERARAVRVGNGLEEGVEMGPVANHRRVEAMEMLVADAVSKGAKLLLGGERPRNSGYFYPPTILADLPDDARVMREEPFGPLAVINPVSSLEEAIEKANGVPFGLAAYAFTNSAANVDQITDDLEAGNVSINTLEASVAETPFGGVKESGFGREGGVEGILHYMVAKNVSHRMAI from the coding sequence ATGTCCAACTACCCCGATCTCCAGCTCTATATCGGTGGCGCCTGGCGGCGGACTGCGGAAACGCTGCCCGTCATCAACCCGGCCGACGAGAGCGTGATCGGCGCCGTTCCGGTGGCCTCCACCGGAGATCTGGATGCGGCCCTCGAAGCCGCCGAGCGCGGCTTTGCCGTCTGGCGCAAGACCTCGCCCGCCCGCCGCGCCGAGGTGCTGCGCAAGGCGGCAGCGCTTCTGCGCGAGCGCATCGACGAGGTCGCCAGGGATATCACTCGCGAGCACGGCAAGCCGTTCCAACAGGCCCGGCTCGAAGTCATTCGCGGCGCCGAGTTCTTCGAATGGGACGCCGGCGAAGCCCAGCGCACCTATGGCCGCGTCATCCCGAGCGAGCCGGGCATCCGCTACATCGTCCATCACCAGCCGATCGGCACGGTAGCGGCGTTTTCGCCGTGGAACTTCCCGATGAGCCAGCCGGCGCGCAAGATCGCCGGTGCCTTGGCCGCCGGCTGCTCGATCATCATCAAGGCGGCGGAAGAGACGCCTGCCGGCTGCCTGCACATTGCGCGGGCCTTCCATGATGCCGGCCTTCCCGCCGGCGTGCTCAACCTCGTCTTCGGCATTCCGGCGCAGATTTCCGAGTATCTCATCCCGCAGGAGCAGGTTCGCCTGATCGCCTTCACCGGCTCGACCGCCGTCGGCAGGACCTTGACCGGCCTTGCCTCCCGCTACGTGAAGCCGACGCTGATGGAACTCGGCGGCCATGCCCCGGTGCTCGTTTGCGACGACGCCGATCCGGTGAAGGCCGGCATCGCCTCGGCCATCCGCAAAGTGCGCAATTCCGGCCAGGTCTGCACCTCGCCGACCCGCTTCTTCGTCCATGAGAGCGTCTACAAGTCGTTCACCGAAGCCTTCATCGAGCGTGCCCGCGCCGTAAGGGTCGGCAATGGTCTGGAAGAGGGTGTCGAGATGGGCCCGGTGGCCAATCATCGCCGCGTCGAGGCAATGGAAATGCTGGTCGCCGACGCCGTCTCGAAGGGCGCCAAGCTGCTGCTCGGCGGCGAACGGCCCCGCAACAGCGGCTATTTCTATCCGCCGACGATCCTCGCCGATCTGCCCGACGATGCCCGCGTCATGCGCGAAGAGCCGTTCGGCCCGCTGGCGGTGATCAATCCCGTATCCTCGCTCGAGGAGGCGATCGAGAAGGCCAACGGCGTGCCTTTCGGCCTCGCTGCCTATGCCTTCACCAACTCGGCCGCCAATGTCGACCAGATCACCGACGATCTGGAAGCGGGCAACGTCTCGATCAACACGCTTGAGGCCTCGGTCGCCGAGACGCCATTCGGCGGCGTCAAGGAGAGCGGTTTCGGTCGCGAAGGCGGTGTCGAAGGCATCCTGCACTACATGGTGGCCAAGAACGTCTCGCACCGCATGGCAATCTAG
- a CDS encoding ABC transporter substrate-binding protein: MNVRTTLLAASIAGLATFPAIAADPVKIGMITTLSGPAGYLGQDIRDGFMLALEEGKLGGVPVELVVEDDGLKPGQGKQIAERFMGEEGIKLFTGIVFSNVAGATVPDIVDNDAFYVSPNAAPSNMAGKECNPNYFVVSWQNDSLHESAGQNATNLGYKKAFVLAPNYQAGKDAIAGFKRYFKGEIAGEIYTRLDQTDFAAELAQVRAAKPDVVFQFHPGGLGITFLRQYEQSGLMKEIPMVVAEPSMDGVTLAAVGDAAIGLNVTSHWNADFDNAANKKFMAAWNKAYNRPVTYYASQGYDAALAYASALKATGGKLDDADAFREALRKADFESVRGKFAFGPNQHPVQNWYALKVEKGDDGKPMLKTVGEVLKDHGDAYAAECKM; this comes from the coding sequence ATGAATGTGAGGACAACACTTCTTGCCGCATCGATCGCGGGCCTTGCGACGTTTCCGGCAATTGCTGCCGATCCCGTCAAGATCGGTATGATCACCACGCTGTCTGGCCCGGCCGGCTATCTCGGCCAGGACATCCGCGACGGCTTCATGCTGGCGCTGGAGGAGGGCAAGCTTGGCGGCGTGCCTGTCGAACTGGTGGTCGAAGATGACGGCCTGAAGCCCGGCCAGGGCAAGCAGATCGCCGAACGCTTCATGGGCGAAGAAGGCATAAAGCTGTTTACCGGCATCGTCTTCTCCAACGTCGCCGGCGCCACCGTGCCCGATATCGTCGACAACGATGCCTTCTATGTCAGCCCCAATGCCGCGCCGTCGAACATGGCCGGCAAGGAGTGCAACCCGAACTACTTCGTCGTCTCCTGGCAGAACGACAGCCTGCATGAGAGTGCCGGCCAGAACGCCACCAATCTCGGCTACAAGAAGGCCTTTGTCTTGGCGCCGAACTACCAGGCCGGCAAGGATGCCATCGCCGGCTTCAAGCGCTATTTCAAGGGCGAGATCGCAGGCGAAATCTATACCCGCCTCGACCAGACCGATTTCGCCGCCGAGCTCGCCCAGGTCCGCGCCGCCAAGCCGGACGTGGTGTTCCAGTTCCATCCGGGCGGCCTCGGCATCACCTTCCTGCGCCAGTACGAGCAGTCGGGCCTGATGAAGGAAATCCCGATGGTCGTGGCCGAGCCGTCGATGGATGGCGTCACTCTTGCCGCGGTTGGCGATGCCGCCATCGGCCTCAACGTGACCAGCCACTGGAACGCGGACTTCGACAACGCCGCCAACAAGAAGTTCATGGCAGCCTGGAACAAGGCCTACAACCGTCCCGTGACCTACTACGCCAGCCAGGGTTATGACGCTGCCCTTGCCTACGCCTCGGCGCTGAAGGCCACCGGCGGCAAGCTCGACGACGCCGACGCCTTCCGCGAAGCCCTGCGCAAGGCCGACTTCGAATCCGTGCGCGGCAAGTTCGCCTTCGGCCCCAACCAGCATCCGGTGCAAAACTGGTACGCGCTGAAGGTCGAGAAGGGCGATGACGGCAAGCCGATGCTGAAGACCGTCGGCGAGGTCCTCAAAGACCATGGCGACGCCTACGCTGCCGAGTGCAAGATGTAG
- a CDS encoding alpha/beta hydrolase, which translates to MSVLAEEANWPRDVLDRDYGARASVTPEVFEAAMRDYRSRSEEMRDHATHLDVVYDEQSGQTIDIYGTSGEPRPVFVFVHGGYWRMLSKHDSAFMAAMLAKNGIATAVVDYRLAPEASLDEIVREVRAAIGFLWKNGREFGIDPERIHVGGSSAGGHLTGAVLSGGWHVEAGVPEDVIKGALPISGLFHLAPIARSFVQDWIKLDEAAVERLSPAANLPRIGCQIVVAYADGEPDGFRRQSTAYDQMWREAGFASQLMEIPGRNHFDVLLDLASEDSVLSQALLRLIKG; encoded by the coding sequence ATGAGCGTGCTTGCCGAAGAAGCCAACTGGCCGCGTGACGTCCTCGACCGCGACTATGGCGCGCGGGCTTCCGTGACGCCTGAGGTCTTCGAGGCGGCGATGCGTGACTACCGAAGCCGCTCCGAGGAGATGCGGGACCATGCCACGCATCTCGACGTCGTCTATGACGAGCAGAGCGGCCAGACGATCGATATCTATGGCACCTCGGGCGAGCCGCGGCCGGTCTTCGTCTTCGTCCATGGCGGCTACTGGCGCATGCTGTCCAAGCATGATTCCGCCTTCATGGCGGCGATGCTGGCCAAGAACGGCATCGCCACCGCCGTGGTCGATTACCGGCTGGCGCCCGAGGCGTCGCTCGACGAGATCGTGCGCGAGGTGAGGGCGGCGATCGGCTTCTTGTGGAAGAACGGTCGCGAGTTCGGCATCGATCCCGAACGCATTCATGTCGGCGGCAGCTCCGCCGGCGGGCACCTGACGGGGGCCGTGCTCTCGGGCGGCTGGCACGTCGAGGCTGGCGTGCCGGAAGACGTCATCAAGGGGGCGCTGCCGATCAGCGGCCTGTTCCATCTTGCGCCGATTGCAAGATCGTTCGTGCAGGACTGGATCAAGCTTGACGAGGCGGCGGTCGAACGGCTGAGCCCGGCGGCGAACCTGCCACGGATCGGCTGCCAGATCGTCGTTGCCTATGCCGATGGCGAGCCTGACGGCTTCCGGCGGCAGTCGACCGCCTATGACCAGATGTGGCGCGAGGCGGGCTTCGCCTCGCAGCTGATGGAAATCCCCGGCCGCAACCATTTCGACGTGCTGCTCGACCTTGCCTCCGAGGATAGTGTCCTGTCGCAGGCGTTGCTCCGCCTGATCAAGGGCTGA
- a CDS encoding ABC transporter substrate-binding protein, whose translation MKLTSSLVSLVAGSFFASGALAQEPLKIGMITTLSGPAGYLGQDVRDGFQLAIDMEGGKLGGVPVKVLVEDDGLKPGNGRQIAEKFLNDEGVKLFTGIVFSNVAGATVPEIVDADAIFVSPNAGPSEFAGKGCHPNYFVMSWLTDTMQGSAGQNATDLGYKKAFVLAPNYQAGKDAIAGFKRYFKGEVAGEIYTRLDQTDFAAEMAQIKAANPDVVFQFQPGGLGIAFLRQYQQSGLLGTVPMVIAEPSMDHAILKAVGEAAAGLNVSGSWNTDLDNETNREFVAKFADTYKRTPTMYAAQGYDTALAIASALKQTEGDVEDIEAFRAALLKTEFKTTRGSFSFGKNQHPVQDWYAMQVVKDAAGEMTLKTRKKLLSAHGDPFAGECDL comes from the coding sequence ATGAAACTGACGTCTTCGCTGGTCTCGCTCGTGGCCGGCTCGTTCTTCGCATCCGGTGCGCTTGCCCAAGAGCCGCTCAAGATCGGCATGATCACGACGCTTTCCGGACCGGCTGGCTATCTCGGCCAGGACGTGCGCGACGGTTTCCAGCTGGCGATCGACATGGAAGGTGGCAAGCTTGGTGGTGTGCCGGTCAAGGTGCTGGTGGAGGACGACGGCCTCAAGCCGGGCAATGGCCGGCAAATCGCCGAAAAGTTTCTGAACGACGAGGGCGTGAAGCTGTTCACCGGCATCGTCTTCTCGAACGTTGCCGGTGCCACCGTTCCCGAGATCGTCGACGCCGATGCGATTTTCGTCAGCCCCAATGCCGGCCCATCCGAATTTGCCGGCAAGGGCTGTCATCCAAACTATTTCGTCATGTCGTGGTTGACCGACACGATGCAGGGCAGCGCCGGCCAGAACGCCACCGATCTCGGCTACAAGAAGGCCTTCGTGCTGGCGCCGAATTACCAGGCCGGCAAGGACGCCATCGCGGGCTTCAAGCGCTACTTCAAGGGCGAGGTCGCAGGCGAGATCTATACGCGCCTCGATCAGACCGATTTCGCCGCCGAAATGGCACAGATCAAGGCCGCCAACCCTGACGTGGTTTTCCAGTTTCAGCCAGGTGGCCTGGGTATCGCATTTCTGCGCCAGTACCAGCAGTCCGGCCTGCTCGGCACGGTGCCGATGGTGATTGCCGAGCCGTCGATGGATCATGCCATCCTCAAGGCTGTTGGCGAAGCGGCTGCGGGTTTGAACGTATCGGGTTCATGGAACACCGACTTGGACAACGAGACCAATCGCGAGTTCGTCGCCAAGTTCGCAGACACCTACAAGCGCACGCCGACCATGTATGCGGCGCAGGGCTACGATACGGCGCTCGCCATCGCCTCGGCGCTCAAGCAGACGGAAGGCGATGTCGAGGACATCGAGGCCTTCCGTGCGGCGCTGCTCAAGACCGAGTTCAAGACCACACGCGGCAGCTTCAGCTTCGGCAAGAACCAGCATCCCGTGCAGGACTGGTACGCCATGCAGGTGGTCAAGGACGCCGCCGGCGAGATGACGCTCAAGACCCGCAAGAAGCTGCTGAGCGCGCATGGCGATCCCTTCGCCGGCGAATGCGACCTTTGA
- a CDS encoding dihydrodipicolinate synthase family protein, translated as MKYDKKNAKAHSRATMKGIWAAALMPFKDDLSIDEDGFRSNVDHWIGDLGIDGFFIAGKQGEFFSMSLDERKRSFDLAVDACAGRAQTIMSCSDQNMDVVIDLAKHAQKCGADYIVVHAPILHFFKEQDETLLNYYRTIADKVDIGIALWSHPDSGYLMSPGLCNKLADIENVVAIKYSVPRPMYKELTELAGDRILVSTASEEEWLDNILELNWQLYLCSSPPYLIQTRHDKRMREYTDLALSGKAEEARRISASLDPVRSALKNTRPAEKPHSHQKYWQELLGQAGGRVRPPLLELTEAEKRATRAAFEACGLKASA; from the coding sequence ATGAAATACGACAAGAAGAATGCCAAGGCCCATTCGAGGGCAACGATGAAGGGCATCTGGGCTGCCGCCCTGATGCCGTTCAAGGATGATCTTTCGATCGACGAGGACGGTTTCCGCAGCAATGTCGACCACTGGATCGGCGACCTCGGCATCGACGGCTTTTTCATCGCCGGCAAGCAGGGCGAGTTCTTCTCGATGTCGCTTGACGAGCGCAAGCGCAGCTTCGACCTCGCCGTCGACGCCTGCGCCGGTCGCGCCCAGACCATCATGTCCTGCTCCGACCAGAACATGGACGTGGTCATCGATCTGGCAAAACATGCCCAGAAGTGCGGCGCCGACTACATCGTCGTGCACGCGCCGATCCTGCACTTCTTCAAGGAGCAGGACGAGACGCTGCTCAACTACTACCGCACCATCGCCGACAAGGTGGACATCGGCATAGCACTCTGGAGCCATCCCGACAGCGGCTACCTGATGAGCCCCGGTCTTTGCAACAAGCTCGCCGACATCGAGAACGTCGTCGCCATCAAGTATTCTGTGCCGCGTCCGATGTACAAGGAACTGACGGAACTTGCCGGCGACCGCATCCTCGTCAGCACGGCCTCCGAGGAAGAATGGCTCGACAACATTCTCGAGCTCAACTGGCAGCTCTATCTCTGCTCGTCGCCGCCCTATCTGATCCAGACCAGGCACGACAAGCGCATGCGCGAATACACCGACCTTGCCTTATCAGGAAAAGCCGAAGAGGCGCGCCGCATCAGCGCCAGCCTCGACCCGGTACGTTCAGCGCTCAAGAACACGCGCCCGGCCGAGAAGCCGCATTCGCACCAGAAGTATTGGCAGGAGCTTTTGGGGCAGGCGGGTGGACGCGTCCGCCCGCCGCTGCTGGAACTGACCGAGGCAGAGAAGCGCGCCACCCGTGCCGCATTCGAGGCCTGTGGCCTGAAGGCTTCGGCCTGA